One genomic segment of Deinococcus reticulitermitis includes these proteins:
- a CDS encoding type II toxin-antitoxin system VapC family toxin, which produces MYLLDTNVISEATQPRPASGVVQFLQAQPPRTLFLSVLTVGEVEWGIENVQGGAKRAALRQWVTNDLRPAYAGRILPVDEGVMLTWARTAVATGKKPEQLPCMDALLAATALHHDLTLVTRNTADFALFGVRLLNPWENG; this is translated from the coding sequence ATGTATCTGCTCGACACCAACGTCATCAGCGAGGCCACCCAGCCGAGGCCTGCCAGCGGCGTCGTCCAGTTCTTGCAGGCCCAGCCGCCCAGGACCCTCTTTCTCAGCGTGCTGACCGTCGGTGAGGTGGAGTGGGGCATAGAGAACGTGCAAGGCGGCGCGAAGCGTGCTGCCCTGCGGCAGTGGGTCACGAATGACCTGCGCCCCGCCTACGCTGGGCGCATCCTCCCTGTAGACGAAGGCGTCATGCTCACCTGGGCTAGAACGGCGGTGGCGACAGGTAAAAAGCCGGAGCAGTTGCCCTGCATGGACGCGTTGCTGGCTGCTACCGCCCTGCACCATGACCTGACGCTGGTCACGCGCAACACTGCCGACTTCGCGCTGTTCGGGGTGCGGCTGCTGAATCCGTGGGAAAATGGGTGA